The following proteins come from a genomic window of Blastococcus sp. HT6-30:
- the nuoL gene encoding NADH-quinone oxidoreductase subunit L: protein MPAEGLLAASWLLIALPLAGAAVLLLGGRRTDRWGHLLGTATVVAAFVLAVACTVQLAGLDERAADVELFTFVATGELDVTAGLLYDPLSAVFVLLITGVGSLIHVYSIGYMAHDPARRRFFAYLNLFVAAMLLLVLGNSFVALYVGWEGVGLASYLLIAFWYTRPAAATAAKKAFIMNRVGDVGLALAIFVMFAQLGTTSYAGVFGSVGTLAGGTITAIGLLLLLGACGKSGQFPLQAWLPDAMEGPTPVSALIHAATMVTAGVYLIARSAPIYDLTPTARAVVLAVGALTLLIGAIAGCAYDDIKKVLAYSTVSQIGYMFLAVGLGPAGYVAGLAHLLAHGFFKAGLFLGAGSVMHAMDDSVDMRRFGALWRKLPVTFVTFGLGYLALIGFPFLSGYFTKDAIIEAALDRDDVWGWVLGGVMVLGAGLTAFYMTRLMLMTFFGRARWDDGVHPHESPSIMTAPMIVLAFGSVFAGALLVAVFPLSGWLEPVFGEPAEAAHVVAPAVVGLVVTLVAFAGVALAWLFVGRREVPLTAPVRVSPVTRAARQALYADAVNESLFMRPGQWLTRALVWVDNRGVDGAVNGLAAGLGGSSARLGRAQTGFVRTYALGMLGGAVVVAGALLAVTAG, encoded by the coding sequence GTGCCTGCTGAAGGGCTCCTCGCCGCCTCCTGGCTGCTGATCGCGCTGCCGCTGGCCGGTGCCGCGGTGCTGCTGCTGGGTGGCCGGCGCACCGACCGCTGGGGTCACCTGCTGGGGACGGCGACGGTCGTGGCGGCTTTCGTCCTCGCCGTGGCGTGCACCGTGCAGCTGGCCGGCCTCGACGAGCGCGCCGCCGACGTCGAGCTGTTCACCTTCGTCGCGACCGGTGAGCTCGACGTCACCGCCGGGCTGCTCTACGACCCGCTGTCGGCGGTGTTCGTGCTGCTGATCACCGGTGTCGGCTCGCTGATCCACGTCTACTCGATCGGCTACATGGCGCACGACCCCGCACGCCGCCGCTTCTTCGCCTACCTGAACCTCTTCGTCGCGGCGATGCTGCTGCTGGTCCTCGGCAACAGCTTCGTGGCGCTCTACGTGGGCTGGGAGGGCGTCGGCCTGGCGTCCTACCTGCTCATCGCCTTCTGGTACACCCGCCCGGCCGCGGCCACCGCGGCGAAGAAGGCGTTCATCATGAACCGGGTCGGCGACGTCGGCCTGGCGCTGGCGATCTTCGTGATGTTCGCCCAGCTGGGGACGACGTCCTACGCCGGCGTCTTCGGGTCGGTGGGCACCCTGGCCGGCGGCACGATCACCGCCATCGGCCTGCTCCTGCTGCTGGGTGCCTGCGGCAAATCCGGCCAGTTCCCGCTGCAGGCGTGGCTGCCCGACGCGATGGAGGGGCCCACGCCCGTCTCCGCGCTCATCCACGCCGCCACGATGGTCACCGCGGGCGTGTACCTGATCGCCCGCTCCGCGCCGATCTACGACCTGACGCCTACGGCGCGGGCCGTCGTCCTCGCGGTCGGCGCCCTGACCCTGCTGATCGGCGCGATCGCCGGGTGTGCCTACGACGACATCAAGAAGGTGCTGGCCTACTCGACGGTCAGCCAGATCGGCTACATGTTCCTGGCCGTCGGGCTCGGCCCGGCCGGCTACGTCGCGGGGCTGGCGCACCTGCTCGCGCACGGCTTCTTCAAAGCCGGCCTCTTCCTCGGCGCCGGGTCGGTCATGCACGCGATGGACGACTCGGTGGACATGCGCCGGTTCGGCGCGCTGTGGAGGAAGCTGCCGGTCACCTTCGTCACCTTCGGGCTGGGCTACCTGGCGCTGATCGGCTTCCCCTTCCTCTCGGGGTACTTCACCAAGGACGCGATCATCGAGGCGGCGCTGGACCGCGACGACGTCTGGGGGTGGGTCCTGGGCGGCGTGATGGTCCTCGGCGCGGGGCTGACCGCCTTCTACATGACGCGGCTGATGCTCATGACGTTCTTCGGCCGGGCCCGGTGGGACGACGGCGTCCACCCGCACGAGTCGCCGTCGATCATGACCGCGCCGATGATCGTGCTGGCGTTCGGCTCGGTGTTCGCCGGCGCCCTGCTCGTGGCGGTCTTCCCGCTCTCGGGCTGGCTCGAGCCGGTCTTCGGCGAGCCGGCGGAGGCCGCGCACGTGGTGGCGCCGGCCGTCGTCGGGCTCGTGGTCACGCTCGTCGCCTTCGCCGGTGTCGCGCTCGCCTGGCTGTTCGTCGGTCGCCGGGAGGTGCCGCTCACCGCCCCGGTGCGGGTCTCGCCCGTCACGCGGGCGGCCCGCCAGGCCCTCTACGCCGACGCGGTCAACGAGTCGCTGTTCATGCGCCCGGGGCAGTGGCTCACCCGCGCGCTCGTGTGGGTCGACAACCGCGGCGTCGACGGCGCGGTCAACGGCCTGGCCGCCGGGCTCGGCGGCTCGTCCGCCCGGCTCGGCCGCGCGCAGACCGGCTTCGTGCGCACCTACGCGCTCGGGATGCTCGGCGGCGCGGTCGTGGTGGCCGGCGCCCTCCTGGCGGTGACGGCCGGATGA
- the nuoK gene encoding NADH-quinone oxidoreductase subunit NuoK translates to MSVSYYLVLAAILFTIGAVGVLVRRNAIVVFMCIELMLNAVNLTLITFARSTGTVDGQIIALFVMVVAAAEVVVGLAIIMSIYRTRRSASVDDANLLKY, encoded by the coding sequence GTGAGCGTCTCCTACTACCTGGTGCTGGCGGCCATCCTCTTCACCATCGGCGCCGTCGGCGTCCTCGTGCGGCGCAACGCGATCGTCGTCTTCATGTGCATCGAGCTGATGCTCAACGCGGTCAACCTGACGCTGATCACCTTCGCCCGGTCCACCGGGACCGTCGACGGCCAGATCATCGCGCTGTTCGTCATGGTCGTCGCCGCCGCCGAGGTGGTCGTGGGTCTCGCCATCATCATGTCGATCTACCGGACCCGCCGGTCCGCCTCGGTCGACGACGCCAACCTGCTGAAGTACTGA
- a CDS encoding NADH-quinone oxidoreductase subunit J, whose translation MTPETAGVVIGTGEAVIFWILGPVALAGALGMVLSRNAVHSALWLVLTMLSLGVFYVVQEAPFLGAVQVIVYTGAIMILFLFVLMLVGRDSSDSVVETLRGQRVAALALGAGFAALVGAGIARATQDLPVAGLEAVQGGVGGPSSGNVEAVAGLLYTRYLLAFEVTGALLIVAAVGALLLTHVEREPGSRQTQKERSRARFLTDRPQTLPGPGVHARATSVAAPALLPDGSLAEDSFATGIEPQPVEQMPRPTGREQLGSPDAALGSLDPTLSDTPGGRTGGEHR comes from the coding sequence GTGACCCCGGAGACGGCCGGTGTCGTCATCGGCACCGGCGAGGCGGTCATCTTCTGGATCCTCGGGCCGGTCGCCCTCGCCGGGGCGCTGGGCATGGTGCTCAGCCGCAACGCGGTGCACTCCGCGCTGTGGCTGGTGCTGACCATGCTCTCCCTCGGCGTCTTCTACGTGGTGCAGGAGGCGCCCTTCCTCGGCGCGGTCCAGGTGATCGTCTACACCGGGGCGATCATGATCCTGTTCCTGTTCGTGCTGATGCTGGTCGGCCGGGATTCCTCCGACTCGGTGGTCGAGACGCTGCGCGGCCAGCGGGTCGCGGCGCTCGCGCTGGGCGCCGGCTTCGCCGCCCTGGTCGGCGCCGGCATCGCCCGGGCCACCCAGGACCTGCCCGTCGCCGGTCTCGAGGCCGTGCAGGGCGGGGTGGGCGGCCCCTCGTCCGGCAACGTGGAGGCGGTCGCCGGGCTGCTCTACACCCGCTACCTGCTGGCCTTCGAGGTCACCGGTGCGCTGCTGATCGTCGCCGCGGTCGGTGCGCTGCTGCTCACCCACGTGGAGCGGGAACCGGGCAGCCGGCAGACGCAGAAGGAGCGGTCCCGGGCCCGCTTCCTCACCGACCGGCCGCAGACCCTGCCGGGGCCGGGTGTGCACGCCCGCGCCACCTCCGTGGCCGCGCCGGCGCTGCTGCCCGACGGCAGCCTCGCCGAGGACAGCTTCGCCACCGGTATCGAGCCGCAGCCGGTCGAGCAGATGCCCCGCCCGACCGGCCGGGAGCAGCTCGGCTCCCCGGACGCCGCGCTCGGCTCCCTCGACCCCACGCTCAGCGACACCCCGGGCGGGCGGACGGGAGGCGAGCACCGGTGA
- the nuoI gene encoding NADH-quinone oxidoreductase subunit NuoI, whose protein sequence is MSERSKPGEQDLVRRSAGEVERSPEGGRKRPAVRDGLLPAAVQGFGVTFAQIFRTVTTEQYPFEPKVTKPRYHGRHVLNRHPDGLEKCVGCELCAWACPADAIYVEGGDNTEDARYSPGERYGAVYQINYLRCIFCGLCIEACPTRSLTMSNDFELADDNRRDLIYTKEQLMAPLLPGMEATPHPMRLGDDEKDYYVREPEPRP, encoded by the coding sequence ATGTCTGAGCGCAGCAAGCCGGGCGAGCAGGACCTGGTGCGGCGGTCCGCGGGCGAGGTCGAGCGCTCTCCGGAGGGCGGCCGGAAGCGGCCGGCGGTCCGCGACGGGCTGCTGCCCGCCGCCGTCCAGGGGTTCGGCGTCACCTTCGCCCAGATCTTCCGCACGGTGACCACCGAGCAGTACCCGTTCGAGCCCAAGGTGACCAAGCCGCGCTACCACGGCCGGCACGTGCTCAACCGGCACCCCGACGGCCTGGAGAAGTGCGTCGGCTGCGAGCTGTGCGCGTGGGCCTGCCCGGCCGACGCGATCTACGTGGAGGGCGGCGACAACACCGAGGACGCCCGCTACTCGCCCGGTGAGCGGTACGGCGCGGTGTACCAGATCAACTACCTGCGGTGCATCTTCTGCGGGCTGTGCATCGAGGCCTGCCCGACGCGGTCGCTGACGATGAGCAACGACTTCGAGCTGGCCGACGACAACCGGCGCGACCTGATCTACACCAAGGAGCAGCTCATGGCTCCGCTGCTGCCCGGCATGGAGGCCACGCCACACCCGATGCGGCTCGGCGACGACGAGAAGGACTACTACGTGCGCGAGCCGGAGCCCCGCCCGTGA
- the nuoH gene encoding NADH-quinone oxidoreductase subunit NuoH — translation MSVWAATADQPTLADFGNDVWWIVVIKVVGVFAVLVLMTLFAIVFERKVVARMQQRIGPNRVGPRGYLQSLADGLKLAFKEDIMPALADKPVYFLAPVIATIPAFVAFSVIPMGPVVSIFGQQTPLQLTDAPIGVLIILAMSAMGIYGIVLGGWASGSTYPLLGSLRSAAQMISYEIAMGLSLVAVFLYAGTMSTSGIVAAQADGSELSFFGWEFTGPSWYVVLLPVSFVIYAIAVVGETNRAPFDLPEAESELVGGFHTEYSSLKFALFFLAEYINMVTVSALAATLFLGGWRAPWPISVWDGANSGWWPLLWFFLKVVAALFVFIWLRGTLPRLRYDQFMRFGWKVLVPVSLVWILVVATMRTVSREAGLSAGEVALYVGLPIALVLLGGLWLAGRASQRDTRLAAVEAAAGSNHPTSTEPEVLPPAGARRRPAGGPIRAEGGFPVPPMDLRVPPSPRLRRQPVSAAGEPVPGAVVGTGRRGATSTSEEDGDV, via the coding sequence ATGAGCGTGTGGGCGGCTACGGCCGACCAGCCGACGCTGGCGGACTTCGGCAACGACGTCTGGTGGATCGTCGTGATCAAGGTCGTCGGCGTCTTCGCGGTGCTGGTGCTCATGACGTTGTTCGCGATCGTGTTCGAGCGCAAGGTCGTCGCGCGGATGCAGCAGCGGATCGGGCCCAACCGGGTCGGTCCGCGCGGCTACCTGCAGAGCCTCGCCGACGGGCTGAAGCTCGCGTTCAAGGAAGACATCATGCCCGCGCTCGCGGACAAGCCGGTGTACTTCCTGGCCCCGGTGATCGCCACCATCCCGGCGTTCGTCGCGTTCTCCGTCATCCCGATGGGCCCGGTCGTGAGCATCTTCGGCCAGCAGACGCCGCTGCAGCTCACCGATGCCCCGATCGGGGTGCTGATCATCCTGGCGATGTCCGCGATGGGCATCTACGGCATCGTGCTGGGCGGCTGGGCCTCCGGATCCACGTACCCGCTGCTGGGCAGCCTGCGCAGCGCGGCCCAGATGATCAGCTACGAGATCGCGATGGGGCTGTCGCTGGTCGCGGTGTTCCTCTACGCGGGGACGATGTCCACGTCGGGGATCGTCGCCGCCCAGGCCGACGGGTCCGAGCTCTCCTTCTTCGGCTGGGAGTTCACCGGGCCGAGCTGGTACGTCGTCCTGCTCCCGGTCTCCTTCGTGATCTACGCGATCGCCGTCGTCGGTGAGACGAACCGTGCGCCGTTCGACCTGCCCGAGGCCGAGAGCGAGCTGGTGGGTGGCTTCCACACGGAGTACTCGTCGTTGAAGTTCGCCCTGTTCTTCCTGGCCGAGTACATCAACATGGTCACCGTCTCGGCGCTGGCCGCGACGCTCTTCCTCGGTGGGTGGCGGGCACCGTGGCCGATCTCCGTCTGGGACGGCGCCAACAGCGGCTGGTGGCCGCTGCTGTGGTTCTTCCTCAAGGTCGTCGCCGCGCTGTTCGTCTTCATCTGGCTGCGCGGCACCCTGCCCCGGCTCCGCTACGACCAGTTCATGCGGTTCGGCTGGAAGGTGCTGGTCCCGGTGTCGCTGGTGTGGATCCTCGTCGTCGCCACGATGCGGACCGTGTCCCGCGAGGCCGGCCTCTCCGCCGGTGAGGTGGCGCTCTACGTGGGGCTGCCCATCGCGCTGGTCCTGCTGGGAGGCCTCTGGCTCGCCGGCCGGGCGAGCCAGCGCGACACCCGGCTGGCCGCGGTCGAGGCCGCCGCCGGCTCGAACCACCCGACGAGCACCGAGCCCGAGGTCCTGCCCCCGGCCGGCGCACGCCGCCGGCCGGCCGGCGGCCCCATCCGGGCCGAGGGCGGCTTCCCGGTCCCGCCCATGGACCTGCGGGTCCCGCCGTCGCCACGGCTGCGGCGGCAGCCGGTGAGCGCCGCCGGTGAACCGGTGCCCGGAGCAGTCGTCGGCACCGGCCGGCGCGGCGCCACCAGCACTTCGGAGGAGGACGGCGATGTCTGA
- a CDS encoding NADH-quinone oxidoreductase subunit G yields MTLTPTNPPPAAAVPPGAPGPHTPPDAVHCTIDGFDVAVPKGTLIIRAAEQVGVFIPRFCDHPLLEPVGACRQCLVEVEGQRKPVASCTMPVTDGMAIKTQLSSPVADKAQQGTMELLLINHPLDCPTCDKGGECPLQNQAMGHGRTESRFVDEKRTYPKPLPISSEILLDRERCVLCARCTRFSQQVAGDPFIELFERGALEQVAIYEDEPFESYFSGNTTQICPVGALTSAQYRFRARPFDLRSEASVCEHCASGCAMRSDYRRGKVTRRQAGEDPAVNEEWTCDKGRYAFRYATSNERLTTPMVRGADGLLHPASWPEAWATAAAGLLRARAEGGVGVLPGGRLTLEDAYAWAAFARVALGTNDVDARARAHSAEELAFLAATVAGTGPATGAVTYDDVGSAPAVLLAGLEPEEESPILFLRLRRAVRTGGLAVFDLAPYGTRAAEKLQATVLTTFPGAEARSLQALAEGSWGGPAVEALRRPGAVVLAGERLAEVPGAFTALLELSRATGARLAWVPRRAGERGAVEAGALPTLLPGGRAVDDPAARAEVAALWGIDPAAVPAAPGRDVTGILTAARAGRLPGLLVGGVDPADLPDPALARAALDAAAFVVSLEMFPSEVTERADVVLPVAAASEKSGSYLDWEGRLRPFDATLHDTGRLPDGRVLHGLADEMDVDLRLPTPEVARAALAALGARRSAAEGRAPAVAPPAAPALRDDEAVLASWRQLLDVGTLQREEPELAGTARRPVARIGAEAAARLGLVDGDRLTVSGSTGSISLPVQITPMPDHVVWVPMRSPGSEIRTALGAGPGSVVRLARTSADAGEGVR; encoded by the coding sequence ATGACACTCACCCCGACCAATCCGCCCCCCGCCGCCGCGGTGCCCCCGGGCGCGCCGGGCCCGCACACCCCGCCGGACGCCGTCCACTGCACCATCGACGGCTTCGACGTCGCCGTCCCGAAGGGCACGCTCATCATCCGGGCGGCCGAGCAGGTCGGCGTCTTCATCCCACGGTTCTGCGACCACCCGCTGCTCGAGCCGGTCGGCGCCTGCCGGCAGTGCCTGGTCGAGGTCGAGGGCCAGCGCAAGCCGGTCGCCTCCTGCACCATGCCGGTCACCGACGGCATGGCGATCAAGACCCAGCTGTCCAGCCCGGTCGCCGACAAGGCGCAGCAGGGCACGATGGAGCTGCTGCTGATCAACCACCCGCTCGACTGCCCCACCTGCGACAAGGGCGGCGAGTGCCCCCTGCAGAACCAGGCGATGGGCCACGGGCGCACCGAGAGCCGGTTCGTCGACGAGAAGCGGACCTATCCCAAGCCGCTGCCGATCAGCAGCGAGATCCTGCTCGACCGCGAGCGCTGCGTGCTGTGCGCCCGCTGCACCCGGTTCTCCCAGCAGGTCGCCGGCGACCCGTTCATCGAGCTGTTCGAGCGCGGCGCGCTGGAGCAGGTGGCCATCTACGAGGACGAGCCCTTCGAGTCCTACTTCTCCGGCAACACCACCCAGATCTGCCCGGTCGGCGCCCTCACCAGCGCCCAGTACCGCTTCCGCGCGCGCCCCTTCGACCTGCGCAGCGAGGCGAGCGTCTGCGAGCACTGCGCCTCCGGCTGCGCGATGCGCAGCGACTACCGGCGCGGCAAGGTCACCCGGCGGCAGGCCGGGGAGGATCCGGCGGTCAACGAGGAGTGGACCTGCGACAAGGGCCGCTACGCGTTCCGGTACGCCACGTCGAACGAGCGGCTGACCACCCCGATGGTGCGGGGGGCCGACGGCCTGCTGCACCCCGCGTCCTGGCCCGAGGCGTGGGCCACGGCCGCTGCCGGCCTGCTGCGGGCGCGGGCCGAGGGCGGTGTCGGCGTCCTCCCCGGTGGCCGGCTCACGCTCGAGGACGCCTACGCCTGGGCTGCCTTCGCCCGGGTGGCACTGGGCACCAACGACGTCGACGCCCGGGCCCGGGCGCACTCGGCCGAGGAGCTGGCCTTCCTGGCGGCCACCGTCGCCGGCACCGGACCGGCGACCGGCGCCGTCACCTACGACGACGTCGGCTCCGCGCCCGCGGTGCTGCTCGCCGGCCTGGAGCCGGAGGAGGAGTCCCCGATCCTGTTCCTGCGGCTGCGCCGGGCGGTGCGGACCGGCGGCCTCGCGGTCTTCGACCTGGCCCCCTACGGCACCCGCGCGGCGGAGAAGCTGCAGGCCACCGTGCTCACCACGTTCCCCGGTGCCGAGGCCCGCTCCCTGCAGGCCCTCGCCGAGGGCAGCTGGGGCGGCCCCGCCGTCGAGGCGCTGCGCCGGCCGGGCGCCGTCGTCCTCGCCGGCGAGCGCCTGGCCGAGGTCCCCGGCGCCTTCACGGCACTGCTGGAGCTGTCGCGGGCCACCGGCGCCCGGCTGGCCTGGGTGCCGCGCCGCGCCGGTGAGCGCGGCGCCGTCGAGGCCGGCGCACTGCCGACGCTGCTGCCCGGCGGCCGCGCCGTCGACGACCCCGCCGCCCGCGCCGAGGTGGCCGCGTTGTGGGGCATCGACCCCGCGGCCGTACCCGCCGCCCCCGGCCGCGACGTCACCGGCATCCTGACCGCCGCCCGCGCCGGGCGGCTGCCCGGGCTGCTCGTCGGTGGCGTCGACCCGGCCGACCTGCCCGACCCCGCCCTGGCCCGGGCGGCGCTGGACGCCGCGGCGTTCGTCGTCAGCCTGGAGATGTTCCCGAGCGAGGTCACCGAGCGCGCCGACGTCGTCCTGCCGGTCGCCGCCGCATCGGAGAAGTCGGGGAGCTACCTCGACTGGGAGGGCCGGCTGCGGCCCTTCGACGCCACCCTGCACGACACGGGTCGGCTGCCCGACGGGCGGGTGCTGCACGGTCTGGCCGACGAGATGGACGTCGACCTGCGCCTGCCCACCCCCGAGGTCGCCCGCGCCGCGCTGGCCGCCCTGGGCGCCCGCCGGTCCGCCGCCGAGGGCCGGGCGCCGGCCGTCGCGCCACCGGCCGCGCCCGCGCTGCGCGACGACGAGGCGGTGCTCGCGTCGTGGCGCCAGCTGCTCGACGTCGGCACGCTGCAGCGGGAGGAGCCCGAGCTCGCCGGCACCGCCCGGCGCCCGGTCGCCCGCATCGGCGCCGAGGCCGCTGCCCGGCTGGGCCTCGTCGACGGCGACCGGCTCACCGTCAGCGGGTCCACCGGCTCCATCAGCCTGCCGGTGCAGATCACCCCGATGCCCGACCACGTGGTCTGGGTGCCGATGCGGTCGCCCGGCAGCGAGATCCGGACGGCGCTGGGCGCCGGGCCCGGGAGCGTCGTGCGGCTGGCCCGCACGAGCGCCGACGCCGGGGAGGGCGTGCGATGA
- the nuoF gene encoding NADH-quinone oxidoreductase subunit NuoF: MPLTPVLTTRWGAEHSWRLSTYERLDGYSALRTALSMQPDELVTLVKDSGLRGRGGAGFPTGMKWSFIPQPKPGEEPTGPAAMPKYLVVNADEGEPGTCKDLPLMMADPHSLIEGVIISSYAIRSKLAVIYVRGEAVHAHRRLMNAVGEAYAAGYLGTDILGSGYDLELIVHAGAGAYICGEETALLDSLEGYRGQPRLKPPFPAVAGLYGAPTVINNVETLASVPFVVRGGAEWFKAFGPERSPGPKIYSLSGRVVRPGQYEAPMGTTMRELLEMAGGVRPGHQLKFWTPGGSSTPYFTPEHLDVPLDFDSVAAAGSMLGTTALMVFDETDSIVEATLRFTEFYAHESCGKCTPCREGTYWLVQILERIAHGRGTAQDLDILVDTCDNILGRSFCALGDGATSCITSSLKYFKDDYVALLPPEEQARLGRNLRIEPVGVAS; this comes from the coding sequence ATGCCCCTCACCCCCGTCCTCACCACCCGCTGGGGCGCCGAGCACTCGTGGCGGCTGTCCACCTACGAGCGGCTCGACGGCTACTCGGCGTTGCGCACGGCGTTGTCGATGCAGCCCGACGAGCTGGTCACCCTGGTCAAGGACTCCGGCCTGCGCGGCCGCGGCGGCGCCGGTTTCCCCACCGGCATGAAGTGGAGCTTCATCCCGCAGCCCAAGCCGGGGGAGGAGCCCACCGGCCCGGCGGCGATGCCCAAGTACCTCGTGGTCAACGCCGACGAGGGCGAGCCGGGCACCTGCAAGGACCTGCCGCTGATGATGGCCGACCCGCACTCGCTGATCGAGGGCGTGATCATCTCGTCCTACGCGATCCGGTCGAAGCTGGCCGTCATCTACGTCCGCGGCGAGGCGGTGCACGCCCACCGGCGGCTGATGAACGCGGTGGGCGAGGCCTACGCCGCCGGCTACCTCGGCACCGACATCCTCGGCTCCGGCTACGACCTGGAGCTGATCGTGCACGCCGGCGCCGGCGCGTACATCTGCGGCGAGGAGACCGCGCTGCTCGACTCGCTCGAGGGCTACCGCGGTCAGCCCCGGCTCAAGCCGCCGTTCCCCGCGGTCGCCGGCCTGTACGGCGCCCCGACCGTCATCAACAACGTCGAGACCCTGGCCAGCGTGCCGTTCGTCGTCCGCGGCGGCGCCGAGTGGTTCAAGGCCTTCGGCCCCGAGAGGTCGCCCGGGCCGAAGATCTACTCGTTGTCGGGCCGGGTCGTGCGGCCGGGCCAGTACGAGGCCCCCATGGGTACGACGATGCGCGAGCTGCTGGAGATGGCCGGGGGGGTCCGGCCTGGTCACCAGCTGAAGTTCTGGACACCGGGCGGCTCGTCGACGCCGTACTTCACCCCCGAGCACCTCGACGTCCCGCTGGACTTCGACTCCGTCGCCGCCGCGGGCTCCATGCTCGGCACCACCGCGCTGATGGTGTTCGACGAGACCGACTCGATCGTCGAGGCGACCCTGCGGTTCACCGAGTTCTACGCCCACGAGAGCTGCGGCAAGTGCACCCCCTGCCGCGAGGGCACCTACTGGCTGGTGCAGATCCTCGAACGGATCGCGCACGGCCGGGGCACCGCGCAGGATCTCGACATCCTGGTCGACACCTGCGACAACATCCTCGGCCGCTCGTTCTGCGCCCTCGGTGACGGCGCCACCAGCTGCATCACCAGCTCGCTGAAGTACTTCAAGGACGACTACGTCGCCCTGCTGCCGCCCGAGGAGCAGGCCCGGCTGGGCCGCAACCTTCGCATCGAGCCCGTGGGAGTGGCGTCATGA
- the nuoE gene encoding NADH-quinone oxidoreductase subunit NuoE produces MSALPGSPEATAVTGLDSSPVDSAALAEVPPLTEQARVEAREIIARYPVARSALLPMLHLVQSYQGYVTPEGVALCAEELGLTKAEVGAVATFYTMYKRRPTGRHLVSVCTNTLCAVLGGQRIMDALSADLGVHHDETAADGSITLEHAECLAACDYAPVVTVDYEFYDQQDVESARELVAALRRGEKPAPTRGAPLTDFRGISRQLAGFSQYPDAAAAAAAVDAPGSYEPTLRGLRLAAERGESAPPMRDPEPEPVPDAAEGPRPPHPSQAQGGPRDGAGETVRPSGRTGETPGKEAADARVAAADTPAEKAGAAQAHPDEGTEYGRGRPPGGLDASGTDTPAASEPAGGYQGPGTGRTVEGRTPPKRRK; encoded by the coding sequence ATGAGCGCACTGCCAGGCAGCCCGGAGGCCACGGCGGTCACCGGGCTCGACTCGAGCCCGGTCGACTCCGCGGCCCTCGCCGAGGTCCCGCCGCTGACCGAGCAGGCCCGCGTCGAGGCGCGGGAGATCATCGCCCGCTACCCGGTGGCCCGGTCGGCGCTGCTGCCGATGCTGCACCTGGTGCAGAGCTACCAGGGCTACGTCACCCCCGAGGGCGTCGCGCTGTGCGCCGAGGAGCTGGGGCTGACCAAGGCCGAGGTCGGCGCGGTCGCGACCTTCTACACGATGTACAAGCGCCGGCCGACCGGGCGGCACCTGGTCAGCGTCTGCACCAACACGCTGTGCGCCGTCCTCGGCGGGCAACGGATCATGGACGCCCTGTCGGCGGATCTCGGCGTGCACCACGACGAGACCGCCGCCGACGGCTCGATCACCCTCGAGCACGCCGAGTGCCTCGCCGCCTGCGACTACGCGCCGGTGGTCACCGTCGACTACGAGTTCTACGACCAGCAGGACGTCGAGAGCGCCCGCGAGCTGGTGGCGGCGCTGCGCCGGGGCGAGAAGCCGGCGCCCACCCGAGGCGCCCCGCTCACCGACTTCCGGGGGATCTCCCGCCAGCTGGCGGGGTTCTCCCAGTACCCGGACGCCGCCGCGGCGGCCGCCGCCGTCGACGCCCCCGGGTCCTACGAGCCGACGCTGCGCGGGCTGCGGCTGGCCGCCGAACGCGGCGAGTCCGCGCCGCCGATGCGCGACCCCGAGCCGGAGCCGGTCCCCGACGCCGCAGAAGGACCCCGTCCTCCCCACCCTTCGCAAGCTCAGGGCGGGCCCCGGGACGGGGCCGGGGAGACGGTCCGCCCCTCGGGCCGCACCGGGGAGACGCCGGGCAAGGAGGCCGCCGACGCGCGCGTCGCTGCGGCCGACACCCCGGCGGAGAAGGCCGGCGCAGCGCAAGCCCACCCCGACGAGGGCACGGAGTACGGCCGCGGGCGGCCGCCCGGTGGCCTCGACGCCAGCGGCACCGACACCCCGGCGGCGAGCGAACCGGCAGGCGGCTACCAGGGGCCCGGGACCGGGCGCACCGTCGAAGGCCGTACCCCGCCGAAGCGGAGGAAGTGA